One genomic segment of Centroberyx gerrardi isolate f3 chromosome 4, fCenGer3.hap1.cur.20231027, whole genome shotgun sequence includes these proteins:
- the LOC139910320 gene encoding small integral membrane protein 29-like, translated as MEKGMEQRTTHFNTTTPHFSPLNPTAGLPLYYVLIPFVLCTLIGCVVAMVVYIRRKTRLDELRHRLIPLYNYDAKEQEDDWGDAGREEEEELNEPLYKEGKLSFSSAYGT; from the exons ATGGAGAAGGGGATGGAGCAGAGAACAACGCATTTCAACACTACAACTCCCCACTTTTCACCCCTAAACCCCACAGCCGGACTTCCTCTGTACTACGTCCTCATCCCCTTTGTACTATGCACACTCATTGGATGTGTGGTAGCAATG GTTGTTTATATCAGGAGGAAAACAAG ACTAGATGAGTTGCGCCACAGGCTGATTCCTCTGTACAACTACGACGCCAAAGAGCAGGAGGACGACTGGGGGGATgcaggcagggaggaggaggaggagctgaat GAGCCTTTGTACAAGGAAGGAAAGCTCTCCTTTAGCTCTGCCTATGGAACATGA
- the LOC139910283 gene encoding sperm acrosome membrane-associated protein 4-like, which translates to MMGSQRKPSLNIHPWGPSWFLTSTLLATALVLPGLSLDSLLCNYCPLQHKGRPCPNITSQCLPDERCSSSRGRYGPVHVLSAQGCVAAQLCGSHEVVSYRGVGYNVTHTCCCKDQCNRPPKPDTYLKKLLGMTKDKPDYTNFGNFTNVITEEPWDSCVNYTSSRPSTLPATAS; encoded by the exons ATGATGGGATCACAAAGAAAGCCAAG TCTGAACATCCATCCATGGGGTCCAAGCTGGTTCCTGACCTCCACCCTGCTGGCCACAGCTCTGGTCCTCCCGGGCCTGAGCCTGGACAGCCTGCTGTGTAACTACTGTCCCCTGCAGCACAAAGGCAGGCCCTGCCCCAACATCACCAGCCAGTGTCTGCCTGACGAGCGCTGTTCCAGCTCCAGGGGCCGCTACGGCCCCGTCCACGTCCTGTCCGCCCAGGGCTGCGTGGCCGCTCAGCTCTGCGGCTCCCATGAGGTCGTCTCTTACCGGGGAGTCGGGTACAACGTCACCCACACCTGCTGCTGCAAAGACCAGTGTAACCGCCCGCCCAAGCCTGACACCTACCTGAAGAAGCTGCTGGGAATGACCAAAGACAAGCCGGATTACACCAACTTTGGAAACTTCACTAATGTCATCACTGAGGAGCCTTGGGATTCATGTGTGAACTACACATCATCAAGGCCCTCCACACTACCTGCCACTGCATCATAG
- the bncr gene encoding protein Bouncer, which translates to MSQLLYAAAVWLVLLLPSLRCDNLLCYYSPILEKEKEKESTFRLILTECPPDALCFKADGRYGNHSALSARGCMAERECGQAHSLPLKGTVYTMSYACCDWPYCNSCPCVTAKPLPLILTLTLAVILGSL; encoded by the coding sequence ATGTCTCAGCTCCTGTATGCTGCTGCCGTGtggctcgtcctcctcctcccctcgctGCGCTGTGACAACCTGCTCTGCTACTACAGCCCCAtcctggagaaggagaaggagaaggagagcacCTTCCGGCTCATCCTGACGGAGTGCCCTCCTGATGCGCTGTGTTTCAAGGCGGACGGTCGCTATGGCAACCACAGCGCCCTGTCGGCCCGGGGCTGCATGGCGGAGAGGGAATGCGGCCAGGCGCACAGCCTCCCCCTCAAAGGAACCGTCTACACCATGAGCTACGCCTGCTGTGACTGGCCTTACTGTAACTCCTGCCCCTGCGTCACAGCCAAACCCCTCCCCCTCATACTCACACTGACTCTGGCTGTGATACTGGGCAGCTTGTGA